The nucleotide window CTTTTCATGCCTGTCTCATCGTCTTCGAGCTCGAACCTATAATATGAAGTTGCAGAATCCAGGATCACCAGACCGATATTCTCACTGGCTATTCTCTCCACCTCTCTTACGGCCGCATATTGCTCCTCAAAATTAAGGGGTTCATAGATAATTATGCTCCTCGCTATTTCTTTTGCGTTTTCCCCTGCAATTTGTTTGAAACGAGCAGGAGAAAGCCCTTCGGTATCTATGAAGATGACTCTCTGCCCTTGTTTTACGCATTCCACTGCAAGCTGGATGCAGATATTTGTTTTCCCGGTTCCTGCAGGTCCGAAGATTTGAGTCACAATCCCTTTCTCGAAACCTCCTCCCAGAAGTTCGTCAAGGGGCTTGCAGCCGGAAGATAATAATTTTTCTATGAAATGACACCTCTTTTTGTACTTAATAATTATAACTGGCCCATGATATAACGTTTTTTTGTGGTTTTCAACCGTTCCAGGAAAATTAAAGATTTTCTAAGAGGAGTAAAAAGACGAAGTTGATATAAATGAAATGCTCGGGTATAGATTCCCGGTCCTTAAAAGAAGAGAACTTCACAAAAGTGCAGTGAAAATAAAAAACGGTCATCAGATAATATTTTTGAGAGTTTGGAGGAATAATGCCTTATACATGTTAGCCGTACCTGTACCCGGTAAATCAGCTGTGATATTCCTTAAAGCCTTCTGTACGTGAAATTATTTACCTAAAGAAGGCAGTTTTGCAAAAACAGGAATCCTTAAATCGTTACCAGATATGGTAACAAATAGAGAGTCTTTGTATACAAAAAAAGGGTGTTATTGTATCCAGACAAAAGGGTTATTGTATTCAGAGATGAGTTGAAAAACGATTATTAAGGGAAATGTCATTTAGAATATTTACCTCAAAATAAAGGTCATTTTCATTTAATAGGATGAAAAAAACAATATAAGGGGGAACTTTTTAGAAGCCGTACCCCTTTCCGATATTGCTGACTGATATTTAAAAAGACACGTTTGTAGGGACTATAAGGGTTAGCTGAGGAATGGTAACCCATGTGGGGCTTTGTTTTATGCTGTAGTGTGTTCTGTACCTGCGCGCTCACTCCTAATACAATAGGAATAAATATAAAATGTATGAACGAGCGTAAGAACAAAGCAAGCCCTATGCAAGAAACTGTAGTTAAAAATTAGATTGGAATTAGAGTAAAATCAGAGGGACGTAAAGCATGGCAAAAATAATCATATACACAACGGAACGCTGTCCGAAATGCAATAAATTAAAAACTTTCCTGGAGGCACACTCAGTCGTTTTTGAGGTAGCCGACATGTCTACCCCCGAAGCTCTAACGGAACTGCGTTTCAACGGAGTCTTCACAGTGACAGCGCCTGTTTTACAGATCAATGATACATTCCTTACGCACGAGGAAATCTTCAGTGAGGGAGAAGTAAACCCTGAAAAAATCCAGGAAATCCTGTGATGAAGAAAATCCTGTGATAACAAAGGTCTGAAATTAAAAATAAATGAATATTTCTTCAAATTCATTATTAAACTCTATTACTAAGACAATCACTAAAGAACTAAGACAATCACTGAAGATGAGAAAATGACAAGCGAGATTCTCTTACCAGATTACCAGTTATCTGACAACCAATCAACCCAAAAGACGCTTGAAGAAGTGCCCGTCTCTCCTCTCCCCAAAAACGACCAGTTATCTGATAACCAGCCAGTGCAAAAAACCCTTGACGGACTGTCTGTCTCCCCTCTTCCAAAAGTAAGGACAACAGATGGTTTCATTCTTAACTGGGATAGAAACATCATTGTAAACCAGCTCCTGAAAGAAACAAAATTAAGCGAAGTTTTCTA belongs to Methanosarcina barkeri 3 and includes:
- the radB gene encoding DNA repair and recombination protein RadB, with protein sequence MEKLLSSGCKPLDELLGGGFEKGIVTQIFGPAGTGKTNICIQLAVECVKQGQRVIFIDTEGLSPARFKQIAGENAKEIARSIIIYEPLNFEEQYAAVREVERIASENIGLVILDSATSYYRFELEDDETGMKSRRELASQIGYLHALARKHGFAAVITNQVYSDITSGGVRPLGGSSLEHISKTIIQLEKTGEGTRRAILYKHRSCPEGSSAEFRITAEGIR
- a CDS encoding glutaredoxin domain-containing protein, whose product is MAKIIIYTTERCPKCNKLKTFLEAHSVVFEVADMSTPEALTELRFNGVFTVTAPVLQINDTFLTHEEIFSEGEVNPEKIQEIL